In Electrophorus electricus isolate fEleEle1 chromosome 10, fEleEle1.pri, whole genome shotgun sequence, the genomic window ttaattagtcGGACACATTTGGCAGTATATTATTAAAGGTTATTATTAGCTATTGAGATAATGGCTATTATTCGCTATTAGCTTGTAACTGCCAAAGAGGAACTTTTTTATCGAAAGTGTTTACCATTGGGAAGATTTTCTTGAACGGAACGCACCGGAGATTTGTTTCCATTGTTTGGCGGGGAACTTCGCATCAAGTCTTTAGATAGCTTACGTTCTTGTCTTGTCTTAGATAAAATGTTcgcaatatattttaattacaaacaTGCAATAAACAGAAGCTAAACTGCACGAGTTAATCAGGCTTTCGTTCATCACACGATTATCGACAGTGCAGTAAAATTAGCATGACGCTTAGGTTAGCTGTCCCGCTAGCTAACCACAACGTTGTTTATATAAGATAGATAGCTTTCTGTACTTTTTTGTCTTGTTAGAGGACCTGTCACGGTTCAGACGTTAGACAGTTTATTTAGGAAAAGGTTTACTGAAAGTTTAATGAAGTAAAGGtattctagctagctagccactaTATGAGCTGTTATTTGCTAGGAGGTAATAACAAGATTTCACAAGTTAGGCACGTCTTGGCGTATGTTTCAGCCGCCACGTTTAGTTACTGTACGATTCCGCCAGGTAGGTAGGAAACGCATCCTTTAGGGAATGCTGCCTTCTTCAGATAGCTAAACATAATTGAAACGTGTTCTGCTTTATATCTTTCTCTGATGGCTTTGGTCTATTTTTAGAAGACACATCTTAGTATTGTGATATTCACATGACCGTACAATGGCGGGACGAGGGCGTGGCAGAGGACGAGGTCAGTTGAGTTTCTGCATGGAGGCAGTGGGAATAGCCAAAGGAGACAACCTCCCGCCTTCAACCATCCAGCCTACAGCACTGTTTCCTGTAAGTTAAATGTACTAAGGTGACAAACAGTTTTGGAGATAGATAGGATCACATGCTAAAGCTTTATAAAGCATTGATCATTGGATAGTTATTATACTTTTGGCgtttagttgacacttttatcctaaaaaataaataaacaaaacccataTAATTGCAACTTGGCACGAGTAGagattgaactggcaactttgaGTACTAGTTCAGTGCATGAACTGCTGAGCTATCACTACCCTTGTGCCCTTgttataatactgtaatactctAATACGAATACTGAAGTGTGACTTGAGAACATCACTAAACTCATCATTTGAACTGGATGGGTTGCAACAGGCTCCATACAACTTTGTGCTCTGTCCCTTATGTTCACTTTTTCAAGAACTATAAAGCTtttatgtggatgtgtttgaCACCTgcagtttcttttattttaatttaatatccCCTTCGATTATAAGAGTTCACATTAACCACAGTGCCAATATTGAATTATtgctgtaataaataatgtgttttaaagACAACCCCAGTAATTCACTATATCACTGTAATATTTTAATGGCGGTTGGAGTCAGTGTTTATTATGGTCTGTTCTCTCTGTCATCTTGTTTTGAATGGAAAGCCCTTAGAGCACAAGCCAGTACCCTTGCAGACAGGGGAGGAGGCAGAGTACATGCTCGCCCTGAAGCAGGAAATCAGAGGAACCATGAAGACTCTGCCTTTCTACATACGGCCTGTGGCGCCCAAGAAAGGTCACTGTCTCTCCCTACTCAGCACTGGGTCTCAGATTAATGGTTATTAACATCTTCTGCAGCAGTTTGACCCTTGATGGAAGAAACCAAGCTTGTGACCACTTTTGTAAAGCAAATTTAGTAAATGCAGTGATTCCAGGGTTAGGTTTTAATTTTGGGTTATTGTGGTGACAGTTATTTAGTACACTCAGCTATGATTGTGTAATTTTGTGACATCATTTTACACATTATAACAAGTTCATATGGAGATTCATATGGAGCTTACCCATTGCTTGTATTAGAATCTTCttttagtaaataaaaatgtgcttCATGTTGTGTTAACAGGAATCTTTGTTACaaattacatataaacatctgttattattttatttttttcttttgccagATGTGGAACGTTACTCTGACAAATATCAGAATGGTGAACCGTCAGACAACACTATAGAATGGAGCCCAGGTAGATTTCATTTACctgtttaaacacatttcagaatgcTCCACAACCAACATGATGAGACTGGACTGGATGTTGGTCTGGAACTCCATCAGGAGATGTGAGTGCGGCCTGttccatcacctcatcactccCGTGGAATTTCTGAACATGAATCCACAACGTTAATTGAATGACAAATTGCCATGAAGTCGGGATTGGTTTTCGGTACGCTAATTAAACCAATTATATGGCAGTGTTGGGAGTCTGAAATAGAAGTGTGGGGCAAATTGAAAGTGACAGGGTGAGTTAGAAACAGAAGGCCCAGGTTCTGCTGCAGTTCAGGGCAGTCTGAGGGCTGGAGCCAGGCAGCGCTCAGCCTGCAGCACACCGACATTCACATGTACAGCCTTGTTTCAGGGAAGTAATATATTGCAAATTATTGAAAACTTTGCAGTGGATGATTATCACACTGTTTGGGATGTGTTTTGTCAACACCAGTTTCACACTGTTACCTCATGTAATTCAATTCacagttaaattatttttcattattgatcATTGGATAAattcttttcacacacacacacacacacacacacacacacacacacacatatatataatttgtttgtttcttttatataaATGACTTTAGAGTGTCTTTGCAGACTGGAGGCGTTTGCCAAAGGAGCTGCGTGTGCGGACGAAGAGGCCTCTGattgagagtgagtgagcagcTCAGATAAGTCCTTACATGCAGGACCATTCACAGAGATTAGCACAGCTACTTGCCTGCTCTTCCCCCgagacagaggcacagagacagagacacagagtctTCGCCCCACGCAGGTGTGGAGCTTTTGGCAGCAATTGTGTGTCGCTGTAGATGTGCTTCTGTGAGTAGCGGAGCACTGCTGTGTTATGAATCCTAAGTGGCCTTCCGCCACGGGCCGTGCGTGATCTTGCAGCACTCTGCCGTTTCCTGTAGCCGCGTATCTTAAAGCAGGGTAAATGGTATAAATGAGAGTGCATGGGAGAGGTGGCCTGTTGTCTAGTGGTTAAGTGCTGAGGCTAGGTTCTGACTCATCGCTGTCTCGGGGGAAATCAGGAAGACAGCACTCTGCACCATTACACGCGCATCCTAAATGAAAGGCTGAAGACAGGGATGACATACGCATGGAAGGAAGAGAGCGATGAGAGGTGTCAGGGCTGCAGGATTAAAGCGCCTCTGATAGATGTGAGCAGCATATTTAGTTTTAAGCCATGTGCCAtttgaagaaatgttttttgtagTATGGTTAGTGATACACACAGCCGTGCCCTTTTAGCATATCTCTTCC contains:
- the polr3glb gene encoding RNA polymerase III subunit GL b, yielding MAGRGRGRGRGQLSFCMEAVGIAKGDNLPPSTIQPTALFPPLEHKPVPLQTGEEAEYMLALKQEIRGTMKTLPFYIRPVAPKKDVERYSDKYQNGEPSDNTIEWSPDWRRLPKELRVRTKRPLIEKTPAVPKQSKQPRVDKEEIIRKLETLEKKEEEVSSDEEEGEKKKTEEEEAEGEEEYDEEEFEEETDYIMSYFDNGEDFGADSDENMDEAIY